A region of Neovison vison isolate M4711 chromosome 7, ASM_NN_V1, whole genome shotgun sequence DNA encodes the following proteins:
- the LOC122912500 gene encoding LOW QUALITY PROTEIN: ragulator complex protein LAMTOR5-like (The sequence of the model RefSeq protein was modified relative to this genomic sequence to represent the inferred CDS: inserted 1 base in 1 codon; substituted 1 base at 1 genomic stop codon): MEVTLEQHLEDTMKNPSIAGTLHTDSQGLNLGFCESLSDEHAGVISVLDXQAXKLTSDPNDSPVVYVESDNGSIMIQKHDSITVAVCKMTS; encoded by the exons ATGGAGGTGACCTTGGAGCAGCACTTGGAGGACACAATGAAGAATCCTTCCATTGCTGGAACCTTGCACACAGATTCACAAGGACTTAATTTGGGCTTCTGTGAGAGCCTGTCAGATGAGCATGCTGGAGTCATATCTGTTCTAGACTAGCAAG GCAAGCTAACCTCAGACCCAAATGATTCTCCTGTGGTGTATGTAGAATCAGATAACGGGAGCATTATGATCCAGAAACATGACAGCATCACAGTAGCAGTGTGCAAAATGACCTCTTAA